GTAGGGGCGGGGTTCCCTGAGTGCCACATAAATATCGGAAAGACTCATGATCCGGACGGGAACCGAAAGCTCGCTTCCCGTCAGGTGGAAAGGGTATCCGCTCCCGTCCAACTTTTCGTGGTGAAAGGCGGCCCACTCGGATATTTCCTGATAACCCGCATCCCTGAGGATATGGTAGGTGAAATAAGGGTGTTGTTTAATCACGGCAAACTCCCGGGGCGAAAGAGGGCCGG
This DNA window, taken from Bacillota bacterium, encodes the following:
- a CDS encoding HD domain-containing phosphohydrolase, encoding MHIAGLLHDLGKLAVDEEILEKPGPLSPREFAVIKQHPYFTYHILRDAGYQEISEWAAFHHEKLDGSGYPFHLTGSELSVPVRIMSLSDIYVALREPRPYRSGLDHESAVAILRKEAAARRIDCELTQVVYAIGGVLLEAAASRARAGVSSFR